A window of the Chloroflexota bacterium genome harbors these coding sequences:
- a CDS encoding peptidase E, which yields MHKYVLSLTGKDRPRVCCIPTATGDSAPHLVQFYSNFPASACEPTHLALFNRTVRDIREYLLSQDIILVLGGNTANLLAVWRTHGVDVALKEAWEAGIVLCGGSAGSLCWFECGTTDSFDVNELKPLHDGLGFLPGSHCPHYDGEEQRRPLYHSLVAEGFPPGYAIDDDAAIHFVGTELSEVVSARAGATAYRVELAGRQVVETPLDARQIS from the coding sequence ATGCACAAGTACGTCCTGTCGCTAACGGGCAAGGACCGCCCCAGGGTGTGTTGCATACCAACCGCCACCGGCGATTCCGCTCCCCACCTCGTGCAGTTCTACAGCAACTTCCCGGCCTCCGCCTGTGAGCCGACCCACCTGGCCCTGTTCAATCGCACAGTACGTGACATTCGAGAATACCTCCTCAGCCAGGACATCATCCTCGTCTTGGGCGGCAACACGGCAAACCTGCTGGCCGTTTGGCGGACGCACGGCGTCGACGTAGCGTTGAAGGAGGCATGGGAGGCCGGCATCGTGCTCTGCGGGGGAAGCGCGGGCTCCCTCTGCTGGTTCGAGTGCGGGACCACCGACTCCTTCGACGTGAACGAGCTCAAGCCCCTCCACGACGGCCTCGGATTCCTGCCCGGCTCCCACTGCCCCCACTACGACGGCGAGGAACAGCGCCGGCCCCTCTACCACAGCCTCGTCGCGGAAGGGTTCCCGCCCGGCTACGCCATAGACGATGACGCCGCCATCCACTTCGTGGGCACAGAGCTGTCCGAGGTGGTCAGCGCAAGGGCAGGCGCGACAGCGTATCGCGTCGAGCTAGCAGGCAGGCAGGTTGTGGAGACGCCGTTAGACGCGCGACAGATTTCGTAG